One genomic window of Parabacteroides pacaensis includes the following:
- a CDS encoding RNA degradosome polyphosphate kinase produces MDNSYKYFKRDISWLSFNYRVLLEAEDESLPVFERIKFLSIYSSNLEEFYEIRVADHRAVIMKKKYSEESITDAEEALNDINREVARQQDEYYRIFTKVLAELDKNHIRLYQSSEPEEFHKEYIHNYFNEEVFPFLQPVMVSKGDIRTFIRDNRLYLVIRMTKKPGKNTDWLVKPDYQYAIMKIPYAKVPRIIELPPEGEKHYLMFIDDVIKANLPEIFPGYIVDSCYSIKISRDADIYIEDESNGNLVEKLLKKLKKRKIGALSRFMYDRAMPDDFLAFVCEAFNIETDDLVLGGRYLNLQDLIKLPNPIGKSLTSPSLQPIRIPYLDEVRSVFSAVKKRDLLLHFPYQSFDYLIRFLMEAAFDPKVEEIKITQYRVAENSAVINTLVSAAQNGKKVTVFVELKARFDEENNLRTAEQMKNAGIKIIYSIPGLKVHAKIAVIHRRSTKDGKRRRDFAYLSTGNFNEKTARIYSDMALLTSNQALIEEVDKVFSILEGHKDDTSFRYLLVAQFNMVPGVLQMIEREIEHVQAGRKGRIILKMNGLHDQTMINALYRASENGVEIDLIVRGICCLVPNQPYSKNIRVTRLVDMFLEHSRVWYFYNDGKEDLFLASADWMKRNLNRRIETAFPILDKDIKQEIIHILDIQLQDNVKACRLDENLHNNFKQDTNPVKTRAQVAIYEYLKKKQEKS; encoded by the coding sequence ATGGATAATTCATACAAATACTTTAAACGCGATATTAGTTGGCTATCTTTTAACTACCGGGTATTGCTGGAGGCGGAAGATGAATCACTTCCTGTCTTTGAGCGTATTAAATTCCTTTCCATTTATTCTTCAAACTTAGAAGAATTCTACGAAATACGTGTGGCCGACCACCGGGCAGTAATTATGAAGAAAAAATACAGCGAAGAAAGTATCACCGATGCAGAAGAAGCCTTGAACGATATTAATCGGGAAGTAGCTCGCCAGCAAGACGAATATTACCGGATTTTTACCAAAGTATTGGCAGAACTGGATAAAAATCATATCCGGCTCTATCAAAGCAGTGAACCGGAAGAATTTCATAAAGAATATATCCATAACTACTTTAATGAAGAAGTTTTTCCTTTCCTTCAGCCGGTAATGGTTTCAAAAGGAGACATCCGTACTTTTATCCGGGACAACCGTTTATATTTAGTGATCCGTATGACTAAAAAGCCGGGCAAAAACACAGACTGGCTGGTAAAGCCGGACTATCAATATGCGATCATGAAAATACCGTATGCCAAGGTTCCCCGGATTATCGAATTACCCCCTGAAGGAGAAAAACATTATCTCATGTTTATAGATGATGTGATTAAAGCCAACTTACCGGAAATATTTCCGGGCTACATCGTTGATAGCTGTTACAGCATTAAAATATCCCGCGATGCGGATATTTATATCGAAGACGAAAGCAACGGCAATTTGGTAGAAAAGCTTTTGAAAAAATTGAAAAAGCGTAAGATCGGGGCCTTAAGCCGATTCATGTACGACCGTGCCATGCCGGATGATTTTCTTGCTTTCGTTTGCGAAGCTTTTAATATTGAAACCGACGACCTGGTATTAGGCGGTCGGTATCTTAATTTGCAAGACCTGATAAAGTTGCCTAATCCGATAGGTAAAAGTTTAACTTCTCCCTCCCTCCAGCCTATCCGCATTCCTTATCTGGACGAAGTACGTTCTGTATTCAGTGCGGTAAAGAAACGGGATTTATTATTGCATTTCCCTTACCAATCGTTCGATTACCTGATCCGTTTCCTTATGGAAGCTGCTTTCGACCCGAAAGTAGAGGAAATCAAAATTACCCAATACCGTGTTGCGGAAAACTCTGCCGTAATCAATACGCTGGTTAGTGCCGCTCAAAACGGTAAAAAGGTTACCGTCTTCGTGGAACTGAAAGCCCGTTTCGATGAAGAAAACAATCTGAGGACAGCCGAACAAATGAAGAATGCCGGAATAAAAATAATCTACAGCATTCCCGGTTTAAAGGTACATGCCAAAATAGCGGTCATCCACCGGAGAAGCACAAAAGACGGAAAGCGCAGACGGGATTTCGCCTATCTTAGTACCGGTAATTTTAATGAGAAAACAGCCCGTATTTACTCGGATATGGCTCTCTTGACTTCCAACCAGGCTCTTATCGAGGAGGTAGATAAAGTATTTTCTATCCTGGAAGGGCATAAAGACGATACTTCTTTCCGTTATTTATTGGTAGCGCAATTTAACATGGTTCCCGGCGTACTGCAAATGATAGAGCGCGAAATAGAGCACGTACAGGCAGGCAGAAAAGGAAGAATCATTCTAAAAATGAACGGGTTGCACGACCAGACTATGATTAACGCCCTATACCGTGCCAGTGAAAACGGAGTAGAGATCGATCTGATTGTACGGGGCATTTGTTGTCTGGTTCCAAACCAGCCTTACAGTAAGAACATCCGGGTCACTCGCTTAGTAGATATGTTTTTAGAACATTCCAGGGTATGGTATTTCTATAACGACGGAAAAGAAGATTTGTTCCTTGCTTCTGCCGACTGGATGAAACGGAACTTAAACCGCCGGATTGAAACCGCATTCCCGATCCTTGATAAAGACATTAAACAGGAAATCATCCATATCCTGGATATCCAACTCCAAGATAATGTTAAAGCCTGCCGGCTTGACGAAAACTTACACAATAATTTTAAACAGGACACAAATCCGGTGAAGACGCGGGCACAGGTAGCGATCTATGAATATTTGAAAAAGAAACAAGAAAAAAGCTAG
- a CDS encoding metallophosphoesterase family protein, with protein sequence MKKIGLLSDTHGYWDERYREYFKDCDEIWHAGDIGSPELAARLATLKPFRAVYGNIDGQPIRILYPKIAHFEVENVRVLMTHIGGYPGRYEPEIREELKKERPQLFISGHSHILKVMYDKKLGCLHINPGAAGKSGFHKVRTLVRFVIDEGNIKDLEVIELA encoded by the coding sequence ATGAAAAAAATAGGGTTACTTTCCGATACACATGGATATTGGGACGAAAGATATCGTGAATATTTTAAAGATTGCGATGAAATATGGCATGCCGGTGATATCGGTTCGCCGGAATTAGCTGCCCGTCTAGCTACTTTAAAGCCTTTCCGTGCGGTATATGGGAATATCGACGGACAGCCCATCCGCATTCTTTATCCTAAGATTGCCCATTTTGAAGTAGAAAATGTTCGGGTGCTCATGACCCATATAGGAGGGTATCCGGGGCGTTATGAACCTGAAATCCGGGAAGAGTTGAAAAAAGAACGTCCCCAACTTTTTATATCCGGTCATTCCCATATATTAAAAGTAATGTATGATAAAAAGCTGGGATGTTTGCACATTAATCCCGGAGCAGCCGGGAAAAGCGGATTTCATAAAGTGAGGACATTGGTAAGGTTCGTAATAGATGAAGGAAATATTAAAGACCTGGAAGTGATCGAATTGGCATAA
- a CDS encoding NUDIX hydrolase, producing MLDDKKSEMYKSGARKGLDNQAIGLLPLLLFMFLDNYFSYLLSFVIGITFCFVCIFLYMFLSKDRIYIFMLLPAAITLVLYSLFLCLKIEPVLLKYSPLITEVLLVTTLTIIGLFRGYIHQRIRHAHMNSFRRTSIRTQLNEFFFVAQIVQNTYTLHLFFVLMYGVITFESHNPGPGIFIVRELNLIIGLLIIGYEHIRLSMMQGSLKKELWLPVLDNKNRVIGCIAQSVSRTARKKYFHPIVRIALLYDGMLYLEKRDSNEYESPDLLDYPFYKYVLFRHTLEDTVKEIETESGFSNNNAPRYLIKYVYENEKVKHLVSLYVLCVRSEEELEQLIQKSGKEGKLWTVKQIEDNLNKGIFSGYFEKEFPYLQNTILLAEQYCVQK from the coding sequence ATGTTAGATGACAAAAAGAGCGAAATGTACAAAAGTGGAGCCAGAAAAGGACTAGACAATCAGGCTATAGGATTATTGCCTTTGCTCTTATTCATGTTTTTAGATAATTACTTTTCTTACCTGTTATCGTTTGTTATTGGAATAACATTCTGCTTTGTTTGTATATTCCTTTACATGTTTTTATCTAAAGACAGGATCTATATATTTATGTTATTGCCTGCTGCTATAACATTGGTATTATATTCACTTTTCTTATGTTTGAAAATAGAACCTGTTTTATTGAAATATTCTCCGTTAATAACAGAAGTTTTGTTGGTGACGACCCTTACAATCATCGGACTTTTCCGTGGGTATATCCATCAACGCATCCGGCATGCCCATATGAATTCTTTTCGTCGGACATCTATCCGAACTCAACTAAATGAATTTTTCTTTGTTGCACAGATTGTCCAAAATACTTATACACTTCACCTTTTCTTTGTGTTAATGTATGGAGTGATCACATTTGAATCTCATAATCCGGGTCCGGGTATCTTTATCGTGAGGGAACTGAACCTGATTATAGGATTATTGATTATAGGATACGAGCACATTCGCTTGTCCATGATGCAAGGAAGTTTAAAGAAAGAACTCTGGTTACCGGTATTGGATAACAAAAACCGGGTAATAGGATGCATTGCCCAATCCGTTAGCCGTACAGCCCGGAAAAAGTATTTCCACCCGATCGTGCGAATTGCGCTGCTTTATGACGGAATGCTGTATTTGGAGAAAAGGGACTCTAACGAATATGAATCCCCGGATTTATTGGATTATCCATTTTATAAATATGTATTATTCCGCCATACATTGGAAGATACGGTAAAAGAGATAGAAACGGAAAGTGGCTTCTCTAATAACAATGCGCCTCGTTATCTTATTAAATATGTATATGAAAACGAAAAGGTAAAGCATTTAGTCTCCCTCTATGTACTTTGTGTCCGTTCCGAAGAAGAACTAGAACAATTAATTCAGAAAAGCGGAAAAGAAGGAAAATTATGGACGGTCAAACAAATAGAAGACAATTTAAATAAAGGTATTTTTAGCGGATACTTTGAAAAGGAATTCCCTTATTTACAAAATACGATATTACTGGCGGAACAATATTGCGTACAGAAATAG
- the lipA gene encoding lipoyl synthase, which translates to MTERLKKPDWLKIRLGNNEQFTRTKQIVEGHCLHTICTSGKCPNMGECWSRGTATFMIGGDICTRSCRFCNTKTGKPFPLNPDEPANIAESVRLMKLKHAVITSVDRDDLPDLGASHWVKTIRAIKTANPNTTVEVLIPDFQGRMELIDQVIAATPEIISHNMETVRRISPQVRSAAKYETSLAVLARIAEKSVTAKTGIMVGLGETEKEVYELMDDVLRCHVSVLTIGQYLQPSRRNITVFEYVTPERFDKYRAVALEKGFKMVESAPLVRSSYHAEKHV; encoded by the coding sequence ATGACAGAACGATTAAAGAAGCCTGACTGGTTAAAAATCCGGTTAGGCAATAACGAACAGTTTACCCGGACCAAACAGATTGTGGAAGGCCACTGCCTACATACAATCTGCACAAGCGGCAAGTGTCCTAATATGGGGGAATGTTGGAGCCGGGGAACTGCTACCTTTATGATCGGAGGCGATATTTGTACACGCTCCTGCCGATTTTGTAACACCAAAACCGGTAAACCTTTTCCCTTAAACCCGGATGAACCGGCAAACATAGCCGAATCTGTCCGGTTAATGAAATTAAAACATGCAGTGATTACTTCTGTTGACCGAGATGATTTACCGGACTTAGGTGCTTCCCATTGGGTAAAAACGATCCGGGCAATTAAAACCGCCAATCCTAATACAACAGTAGAAGTACTGATTCCGGATTTTCAAGGACGTATGGAATTGATCGATCAGGTAATAGCGGCTACACCTGAAATTATTTCCCACAATATGGAAACTGTACGAAGAATCTCTCCTCAAGTACGAAGTGCGGCTAAATATGAAACCAGCCTGGCTGTTCTTGCCCGGATTGCAGAAAAAAGTGTGACGGCAAAAACAGGTATCATGGTAGGTTTAGGAGAAACTGAAAAAGAAGTGTATGAATTAATGGACGACGTACTCCGTTGCCATGTTTCCGTATTAACGATCGGACAATACCTTCAACCCTCACGGAGAAATATAACTGTATTTGAATACGTTACGCCGGAACGTTTCGACAAATATCGAGCTGTTGCATTGGAAAAAGGCTTCAAAATGGTTGAAAGTGCCCCCTTGGTACGATCTTCTTATCATGCTGAAAAGCATGTGTAA
- a CDS encoding AAA family ATPase, translating into MEFQLDTNNKEFQDAMQLITRTRQSVFLTGKAGTGKSTFLKYICKHTKKKHVVLAPTGIAAINAGGVTLHSFFKLPFRPILPDDPDLSLQDGRIFEFFKYRREHRKMLKEVELIIIDEISMVRADIIDCVDRILRVFSGNMRLPFGGKQLLFVGDVFQLEPVVPSDQKEILSLFYASPFFFSARVFTEINLVPIELQKVYRQNDAVFIDILDRIRTNRVKRQDLDILNARYFPNFSPDTEDMYITLATRRDQVDYINEKKLAELPGEEFISAGKIEGDFPESSLPTQLNLAVKEQAQVIFIDNDPERRWVNGTIGIISYIDEEGRVFVLLENGREHLVELTSWRNYRYKYNEKEKKIEEEIVGTFTQLPLRLAWAITIHKSQGLTFSRVVVDLSAGAFAGGQTYVALSRCTSLEGLVLKSKISFHDIFVRKEIVEFSNRFNDPRLIEQSLKDSEAELLYAQAARSFNAGDMPAAVKALAEAVAKRNELGNPLVQRLISRKLNLVNMQKEKIKSLTSRQHENNTLLREYAHEHYLMGNECITKANDPKAALRCFDKALKLDPTLVDAWVRKGVTLFDLGEFYDAEVCLNKAVKLSPRLFKAWYNRGKCRLMRKQYEEAVSDLIKAVGIKPKHAAAHEYLSEAYLHLGDEEMAQRHKDIADDLRDRKGN; encoded by the coding sequence TTGGAATTTCAATTAGATACAAATAATAAAGAGTTTCAGGATGCCATGCAATTGATTACCCGTACTCGCCAGTCGGTGTTCCTTACCGGTAAAGCGGGAACCGGAAAATCCACTTTCCTGAAATACATTTGCAAGCATACCAAGAAGAAACATGTGGTGCTTGCCCCTACCGGTATCGCTGCCATTAATGCAGGAGGGGTGACTTTGCATTCTTTCTTTAAACTTCCTTTCCGTCCGATATTGCCCGACGATCCGGATTTAAGTTTGCAGGACGGCCGGATCTTTGAGTTCTTCAAGTACCGCCGGGAACATCGTAAAATGCTGAAAGAAGTAGAGCTTATCATTATTGACGAGATTTCGATGGTGCGTGCAGATATTATCGATTGTGTAGACCGGATCTTACGGGTCTTTTCCGGAAATATGCGGTTGCCTTTCGGCGGGAAACAATTATTATTTGTAGGGGACGTATTCCAGTTAGAGCCAGTTGTACCGTCCGACCAGAAAGAGATATTGAGCCTTTTCTATGCAAGTCCGTTTTTCTTTTCTGCCAGGGTGTTTACGGAAATCAACTTAGTACCGATCGAGCTGCAAAAAGTCTACCGGCAGAATGATGCCGTGTTTATCGATATACTCGACCGGATTCGTACAAATAGGGTTAAACGGCAAGATTTGGATATTCTGAATGCCCGTTATTTTCCTAATTTCTCACCGGATACCGAAGATATGTATATTACGTTGGCAACGCGGCGTGACCAGGTAGATTATATAAATGAGAAAAAGCTTGCCGAGCTACCGGGCGAAGAGTTTATCAGTGCCGGCAAGATCGAAGGAGATTTCCCGGAATCTTCTTTACCTACTCAACTCAATCTGGCGGTAAAAGAACAGGCTCAAGTCATATTTATCGATAATGACCCGGAACGTCGTTGGGTAAACGGCACGATCGGGATTATATCTTACATTGACGAAGAAGGGCGTGTATTTGTTTTGTTGGAGAATGGAAGAGAACATTTGGTAGAACTTACCTCTTGGCGTAATTACCGTTATAAATATAACGAAAAGGAGAAAAAGATAGAAGAGGAAATTGTCGGTACTTTCACCCAATTGCCCTTGCGTTTGGCATGGGCGATTACGATTCATAAAAGCCAGGGACTTACTTTCAGCAGGGTGGTAGTAGATTTAAGTGCGGGTGCATTTGCCGGGGGACAGACGTATGTAGCGTTAAGCCGTTGTACTTCTTTGGAGGGATTGGTGTTGAAGAGTAAAATTTCTTTTCATGATATTTTTGTACGGAAAGAGATTGTAGAATTCAGTAACCGTTTTAACGATCCCCGTTTGATAGAACAAAGCCTGAAAGACAGTGAAGCGGAACTTTTATATGCACAGGCGGCACGTAGTTTTAATGCCGGAGATATGCCTGCTGCCGTAAAAGCATTGGCGGAAGCGGTAGCTAAACGGAATGAGCTGGGTAATCCTTTGGTGCAACGCTTGATCAGCCGGAAACTGAATCTGGTGAACATGCAGAAGGAAAAGATAAAATCATTGACTTCGCGGCAGCATGAAAATAATACTTTGTTGAGGGAATACGCGCACGAACATTATTTGATGGGGAATGAATGTATCACTAAAGCCAACGATCCGAAGGCTGCTTTGCGTTGTTTTGACAAAGCGCTTAAATTGGACCCTACGTTGGTAGATGCTTGGGTAAGGAAAGGGGTTACTTTATTCGACCTGGGTGAGTTTTATGATGCGGAAGTATGCCTGAACAAAGCTGTTAAGCTAAGTCCACGTTTATTTAAAGCCTGGTATAACCGCGGCAAGTGCCGTTTGATGCGGAAACAATACGAAGAGGCGGTCTCCGACTTGATTAAGGCGGTAGGAATCAAACCGAAACATGCTGCTGCCCATGAATATTTGTCCGAAGCCTATTTACATTTGGGTGATGAAGAAATGGCGCAACGGCATAAAGACATTGCGGATGATTTGAGGGACAGGAAAGGCAACTAG
- a CDS encoding SPFH domain-containing protein, with protein sequence MKTSEFAFKGVKLSGFTGIILLVLLFCVAMLAMATHNELGVFIGIGILIPCIVMTRGFMIIQPNNTRVLTFFGRYVGTVFENGFYWVNPFFTKAIVTLRARNLDVAPIKVNDKVGNPVMIGAVMVWRVKDTYKALFDISKDLQAFVKVQSDAALRQVAGMYAYDSNESSDKITLRSDNGEVAQRLEDELNTRLEIAGIEVMEARINYLAYASEIASVMLRRQQAEAIIAARERIVEGAVSMVHLALEKLEKDGIVELDEERKAAMVSNLLVVLCADESAQPVINTGTLYQ encoded by the coding sequence ATGAAAACATCGGAATTTGCATTTAAAGGAGTGAAGTTATCCGGTTTTACGGGTATCATACTTTTAGTTTTACTGTTTTGTGTAGCAATGCTTGCCATGGCTACTCATAACGAGTTAGGTGTATTTATAGGAATCGGTATCCTTATTCCTTGCATTGTAATGACGCGGGGATTTATGATTATCCAACCCAACAATACACGCGTCCTAACCTTTTTCGGCCGGTATGTAGGAACCGTATTCGAGAATGGCTTCTATTGGGTAAATCCTTTCTTTACCAAAGCAATCGTTACTTTACGGGCACGTAATCTGGACGTAGCTCCTATCAAGGTAAACGATAAGGTGGGAAATCCGGTAATGATCGGTGCGGTAATGGTATGGAGAGTAAAAGATACTTACAAAGCCTTGTTCGATATTTCAAAAGACTTGCAGGCATTTGTTAAGGTGCAAAGTGATGCGGCCTTGCGCCAAGTAGCAGGCATGTATGCTTACGATTCGAATGAATCGTCGGACAAAATAACGTTACGTTCCGACAACGGAGAAGTCGCCCAACGCTTGGAAGATGAATTAAACACGCGATTAGAAATTGCCGGTATCGAAGTAATGGAAGCGCGTATTAATTACCTGGCCTATGCTTCCGAGATTGCAAGCGTTATGTTACGCCGCCAGCAAGCAGAAGCAATCATTGCCGCCCGCGAACGGATTGTAGAAGGAGCGGTAAGCATGGTACACCTGGCTCTGGAGAAACTGGAAAAAGACGGCATTGTGGAACTGGACGAAGAACGAAAGGCTGCCATGGTAAGCAACCTACTGGTGGTACTTTGTGCCGACGAATCCGCACAGCCTGTTATTAACACCGGCACGCTTTACCAATAA